One part of the Arabidopsis thaliana chromosome 1 sequence genome encodes these proteins:
- a CDS encoding Pentatricopeptide repeat (PPR-like) superfamily protein — MVHASLWQFRLQIIPWRLRNFCFLTSQCPYTSISSPDTVSVSSYYSLTSNNDQSLFHYFDHLLGLCLTAQQCRQVHAQVLLSDFIFRSGSLAANLISVYARLGLLLDARNVFETVSLVLLSDLRLWNSILKANVSHGLYENALELYRGMRQRGLTGDGYILPLILRACRYLGRFGLCRAFHTQVIQIGLKENLHVVNELLTLYPKAGRMGDAYNLFVEMPVRNRMSWNVMIKGFSQEYDCESAVKIFEWMQREEFKPDEVTWTSVLSCHSQCGKFEDVLKYFHLMRMSGNAVSGEALAVFFSVCAELEALSIAEKVHGYVIKGGFEEYLPSRNALIHVYGKQGKVKDAEHLFRQIRNKGIESWNSLITSFVDAGKLDEALSLFSELEEMNHVCNVKANVVTWTSVIKGCNVQGRGDDSLEYFRQMQFSKVLANSVTICCILSICAELPALNLGREIHGHVIRTSMSENILVQNALVNMYAKCGLLSEGSLVFEAIRDKDLISWNSIIKGYGMHGFAEKALSMFDRMISSGFHPDGIALVAVLSACSHAGLVEKGREIFYSMSKRFGLEPQQEHYACIVDLLGRVGFLKEASEIVKNMPMEPKVCVLGALLNSCRMHKNVDIAEGIASQLSVLEPERTGSYMLLSNIYSAGGRWEESANVRALAKKKDLKKVSGSSWIEVKKKKYKFSSGSIVQSEFETIYPVLEDLVSHMLKKGPTHDGNNYEDDLDLWTA; from the coding sequence ATGGTTCACGCTTCTCTTTGGCAATTTCGCCTTCAAATTATCCCTTGGCGTCTTCGTAATTTTTGCTTCCTCACTTCTCAATGTCCATACACATCGATTTCTTCTCCCGACACCGTTTCAGTTTCCTCGTACTACTCCCTTACGTCTAACAATGATCAATCCCTCTTCCATTACTTCGATCATCTTCTTGGATTATGCCTGACAGCTCAGCAATGCAGGCAAGTTCATGCCCAAGTACTTCTATCCGATTTCATCTTCCGTTCTGGGTCATTAGCTGCGAATCTCATATCGGTTTACGCTCGGTTAGGACTCCTTCTCGATGCCCGTAACGTTTTCGAGActgtttctcttgttttgttgtcgGATTTGCGTTTGTGGAACTCGATTCTAAAAGCTAATGTGTCACATGGGTTATACGAGAATGCTCTTGAGCTTTACAGGGGAATGCGTCAACGAGGTCTCACAGGGGACGGATATATTTTGCCCTTGATCCTTCGTGCTTGTAGGTACTTAGGTCGTTTTGGTTTGTGTCGGGCTTTTCATACTCAAGTTATTCAGATTGGTTTGAAAGAGAATCTTCATGTGGTTAATGAGTTGCTTACGTTGTATCCAAAGGCGGGAAGGATGGGAGATGCTTACAATCTGTTTGTTGAAATGCCTGTGAGAAACCGTATGTCATGGAATGTCATGATTAAAGGGTTTTCTCAAGAGTATGATTGTGAAAGTGCTGTTAAGATTTTTGAATGGATGCAACGTGAAGAGTTTAAACCAGATGAAGTGACTTGGACTTCGGTTTTGTCTTGTCATTCGCAGTGTGGGAAGTTTGAAGatgttttaaagtattttcaTCTTATGAGGATGAGTGGAAATGCAGTTAGTGGTGAAGCTCTTgctgttttcttttctgtatGTGCTGAATTAGAAGCATTAAGTATTGCTGAGAAAGTTCATGGGTATGTTATAAAAGGTGGATTTGAAGAGTATTTGCCCTCGAGGAACGCATTGATACACGTATACGGGAAGCAAGGGAAAGTTAAAGATGCAGAACACTTGTTCCGgcaaataagaaacaaaggtATAGAGAGCTGGAATTCTTTGATAACATCGTTTGTGGATGCTGGTAAACTCGACGAGGctctttcattgttttctgAGTTGGAGGAAATGAATCATGTTTGTAACGTAAAGGCTAATGTAGTTACATGGACCTCTGTTATTAAGGGTTGTAATGTCCAAGGAAGAGGAGACGATTCACTTGAATATTTCCGGCAAATGCAGTTTTCCAAAGTATTGGCTAATTCAGTGACAATTTGTTGTATACTATCAATTTGTGCGGAGCTTCCAGCTTTGAATCTCGGAAGAGAGATCCATGGGCATGTGATACGGACCTCGATGAGCGAGAACATTCTGGTTCAGAATGCATTGGTGAATATGTACGCAAAATGTGGGTTACTCAGTGAGGGGAGTCTAGTATTTGAAGCAATTAGGGATAAGGATTTGATCTCATGGAACTCGATAATCAAAGGTTATGGTATGCATGGGTTTGCTGAGAAAGCTCTAAGTATGTTCGATCGAATGATAAGTTCTGGGTTTCATCCTGATGGGATCGCTTTGGTAGCTGTTCTTTCAGCCTGTAGTCATGCAGGGCTGGTTGAAAAGGGACGCGAAATTTTCTATTCCATGAGCAAGAGATTTGGATTAGAGCCCCAACAAGAGCACTATGCATGTATTGTTGATCTCCTTGGTCGTGTAGGCTTTCTGAAAGAAGCGAGTGAGATTGTGAAGAACATGCCTATGGAGCCCAAGGTCTGTGTGTTGGGAGCTCTGTTGAATTCTTGCCGGATGCATAAAAACGTGGACATTGCAGAGGGTATAGCATCACAACTTAGTGTTCTTGAACCGGAGAGGACAGGAAGCTATATGTTGCTTTCCAACATCTACTCTGCTGGTGGAAGATGGGAAGAATCTGCAAAT